One segment of Allorhodopirellula heiligendammensis DNA contains the following:
- a CDS encoding metallophosphoesterase family protein, producing the protein METEISCAPLAIGDIHGCYRSLAALESFAEFKPEDWIITLGDYVDRGPDSKSVIEWLIDRNDSGNLIALRGNHELMMFAATRSERQLDEWRVCGGDTVLSSYGADAFDAIPGAHLAFLRLQLRSHFKTRTHFFVHANAYAEVPLDEQPDVMLYWESFGNPVSRESGLTMVCGHTPQRTGERRDVGHAICIDTWAGGRGWLTFLDVAARFRWQANEAGDTRSFWIDDGP; encoded by the coding sequence ATGGAGACTGAAATTTCGTGCGCACCTCTTGCGATTGGTGACATTCATGGATGCTACCGATCTCTAGCTGCACTAGAATCGTTTGCAGAGTTCAAGCCGGAAGATTGGATCATCACGCTAGGTGATTACGTTGACCGTGGCCCCGACTCTAAGTCCGTTATCGAATGGCTCATCGACCGCAATGACAGCGGGAACTTGATCGCTCTACGCGGCAATCACGAACTGATGATGTTCGCAGCGACACGATCAGAACGTCAACTCGACGAGTGGCGCGTGTGCGGTGGGGACACGGTTCTCTCGTCGTACGGTGCTGACGCGTTCGACGCTATTCCAGGCGCACATCTGGCGTTTCTTCGTTTGCAACTTCGATCTCACTTCAAAACGAGAACACACTTCTTCGTTCACGCCAATGCTTACGCAGAGGTTCCACTCGATGAACAGCCAGACGTCATGCTGTACTGGGAATCGTTTGGCAATCCTGTTTCGCGCGAATCCGGGTTAACGATGGTCTGTGGTCACACGCCCCAACGAACCGGGGAACGGCGAGACGTTGGCCACGCCATATGCATCGATACTTGGGCAGGTGGGCGCGGTTGGCTAACGTTTCTAGATGTCGCTGCGAGGTTCCGCTGGCAGGCAAACGAGGCTGGTGACACGCGTAGCTTCTGGATCGACGATGGGCCATAA
- a CDS encoding transposase, producing MLHTWNQKLEAHWHVHMLVPGAGPSRSKSSWKEAKAPPKSRSSDG from the coding sequence GTGCTGCACACGTGGAATCAAAAGTTGGAAGCTCACTGGCATGTGCACATGTTAGTCCCTGGTGCTGGCCCCAGCCGGAGCAAGTCCTCCTGGAAAGAGGCAAAGGCTCCGCCGAAGTCGAGGAGCTCCGATGGCTAA
- a CDS encoding PPK2 family polyphosphate kinase, whose translation MNLPTWDLDPKFDFCEEHRVDPDKKVSLKDTATEMEGPFRGKAHGHAFTAKAVAEIQSLQYRTFVEGQQSLVIVLQALDAGGKDGLIRKVLGQMNPQGCRTFPFKAPSSEELDHDFLWRIHAAAPAAGKVSIFNRSHYEDVLAVRVEKLAPKSIWKERYELINDFEALLAHRSTRVLKFYLHISPAEQLQRFKKRLDDPSKHWKLNAGDYATRDQWEEYREAYEDVFEKCNSKQAPWYIIPADKKWYRDASVAAIVRKTFQDMDPQLPAVDVDIDRIRKLYERAESSD comes from the coding sequence ATGAATCTACCGACCTGGGACCTCGATCCAAAATTCGATTTCTGCGAGGAACATCGGGTCGATCCCGATAAAAAAGTCTCACTGAAGGACACTGCTACCGAGATGGAGGGACCGTTTCGAGGCAAAGCCCATGGGCACGCGTTCACCGCAAAAGCAGTTGCAGAGATTCAGTCGCTGCAGTACCGAACATTCGTGGAGGGCCAGCAATCATTGGTGATCGTGCTGCAGGCACTTGATGCAGGCGGTAAAGATGGATTAATCCGGAAGGTGCTGGGGCAGATGAACCCACAAGGTTGCCGGACGTTTCCGTTCAAAGCCCCCAGTAGCGAAGAACTCGACCACGATTTTCTGTGGCGAATTCACGCCGCGGCCCCTGCGGCGGGCAAAGTGTCTATCTTCAACCGCTCGCACTACGAAGATGTGTTGGCGGTGCGGGTCGAGAAACTGGCCCCCAAATCGATTTGGAAGGAGCGATACGAGTTAATTAATGATTTCGAAGCCTTGCTCGCTCATCGTAGCACTCGAGTTCTCAAGTTCTACCTTCACATCAGCCCTGCGGAACAGCTTCAGCGGTTTAAAAAACGGCTCGACGACCCGTCCAAACACTGGAAACTCAATGCTGGCGATTATGCCACGCGTGATCAGTGGGAAGAGTACCGGGAAGCCTATGAGGACGTTTTCGAAAAATGCAATTCGAAACAAGCCCCCTGGTATATCATTCCCGCTGATAAAAAATGGTACCGCGACGCGAGCGTCGCAGCGATCGTACGGAAGACTTTCCAGGACATGGATCCCCAGTTGCCGGCGGTCGATGTCGACATCGATAGAATACGTAAACTCTACGAGCGAGCAGAATCGAGCGACTAA
- a CDS encoding DUF5662 family protein, with translation MTTSEPTPEMVAFYERRTAEHIDRVRRCLAVMASVSEYADELNDRARVHDASKYGPEERIPYIWLTEFHRCRRSSEPFAYPDGMEERVRSAIDHHMTTNRHHPDFHSDPNDMTDVDLIEMVCDWTAMSQEFEQDGGSARGWADRTIGNRLHLNESKRRFVFEMIELLDYNLNSDA, from the coding sequence ATGACAACATCTGAACCAACTCCAGAGATGGTCGCGTTTTACGAGCGTCGAACCGCGGAGCACATCGATCGCGTCCGTCGATGCTTGGCTGTGATGGCATCCGTATCCGAATACGCCGACGAACTGAATGATCGTGCACGGGTTCATGACGCGTCCAAATACGGACCCGAAGAACGGATACCTTATATCTGGCTTACTGAGTTCCATCGGTGCCGCCGCTCTAGCGAACCGTTCGCATACCCTGACGGAATGGAAGAACGCGTCCGTTCGGCAATCGATCACCATATGACGACGAATCGCCATCATCCTGACTTCCACAGTGACCCGAACGACATGACGGATGTCGACCTGATTGAAATGGTCTGCGATTGGACGGCAATGTCGCAGGAATTCGAGCAAGACGGAGGCAGCGCTCGTGGTTGGGCGGACAGGACAATCGGTAACCGTTTACACCTGAACGAATCCAAACGTCGATTCGTTTTTGAGATGATCGAACTACTGGACTACAACCTCAACTCGGATGCGTAG
- a CDS encoding glycosyltransferase, protein MATSMRGGGSERQVVLLAQHLPRQDFDVHLYLTHRTGELLAELPADVTLHCPGQAKTSSLGAVLGRIPGTILRRLAIEFAELVRRERIDVVYDRAFHNTLIAGHPAIQGLAVRRVSTIVSPPHAALPMVEKRFIQAKRRMLAAAYRRSAEVIAVSQAAADSAVQYYQLPADRITVVRNPIDVESVRASAGWQARPAGERQRDPLQLVCVGRMTPEKGQADLIAALARLPAEWPQRLPRLAVKLIGDGPDRAALEQQWAAVIGSDGTCGGHSLEFAGMITPALREISQADALVLPSRFEGLPNVVLEAFALRVPVIATMSGGTPELQVDPQNPTCVWANPADPASLVDALQRCADNPHEMGGQVQAAEEVIRSRHGMAQTIAKISEMLMG, encoded by the coding sequence ATGGCCACGTCGATGCGGGGCGGTGGCAGCGAACGCCAAGTCGTTTTGCTGGCACAGCACCTGCCACGCCAGGATTTCGATGTGCACTTGTATTTGACCCATCGGACAGGCGAATTGCTCGCCGAATTGCCCGCCGACGTGACCCTGCATTGCCCTGGGCAAGCGAAGACGAGCTCACTAGGAGCCGTGCTGGGCCGCATTCCAGGCACGATCCTGAGGCGTCTGGCCATCGAGTTTGCCGAGTTGGTGCGGCGGGAACGGATCGATGTGGTGTACGATCGGGCCTTCCATAACACCCTGATCGCGGGGCATCCGGCAATTCAAGGACTTGCGGTGCGACGCGTCTCCACCATCGTCAGTCCGCCGCATGCTGCCCTGCCGATGGTTGAAAAACGGTTCATTCAGGCAAAACGCCGGATGCTGGCTGCTGCCTATCGACGCAGCGCCGAGGTGATCGCCGTTAGCCAAGCGGCCGCAGACTCCGCCGTCCAGTATTACCAGCTACCTGCTGATCGCATCACGGTCGTTCGCAATCCAATCGATGTCGAATCCGTTCGTGCTTCGGCGGGTTGGCAGGCTCGCCCCGCAGGTGAACGGCAGCGAGATCCATTGCAATTGGTCTGTGTGGGGCGGATGACCCCGGAAAAGGGACAGGCTGATTTAATTGCGGCGTTGGCGCGGTTGCCAGCGGAGTGGCCGCAACGGTTGCCCCGCCTCGCGGTGAAGCTGATCGGCGATGGCCCCGATCGTGCCGCCCTTGAGCAGCAGTGGGCTGCAGTGATCGGAAGTGACGGCACGTGCGGGGGACACTCGCTGGAATTTGCGGGCATGATCACGCCGGCACTGAGGGAGATCTCGCAGGCGGACGCGTTGGTGTTGCCCTCGCGTTTCGAAGGTCTGCCGAATGTCGTGCTCGAGGCATTTGCGCTGCGGGTGCCCGTTATCGCCACCATGAGCGGCGGCACCCCTGAATTGCAAGTTGACCCCCAAAACCCAACCTGCGTTTGGGCGAATCCCGCTGACCCCGCGTCGTTGGTGGACGCGCTGCAGAGGTGTGCTGATAATCCCCATGAGATGGGTGGGCAGGTGCAAGCAGCGGAGGAAGTTATTCGAAGCCGCCACGGCATGGCTCAAACTATCGCGAAGATATCCGAGATGTTGATGGGATAA
- a CDS encoding IS110 family transposase yields the protein MKILALDLGKFNSVCCLFDSKTRKTQFVSTPTTREHFGVIFQDTKADLVVMEACGPSGWINDLAQHHGHETLVCSTNEEAWRWANVKRKTDRDDALKLARMAAMGELKGVHTPTLEHREFRSLVKYRKTLDGRINKTKNAIRAWFVNHGIEIATGEKAWHSGREHINSFRKPLTDCGPEELWKGELDIELTILDSLAEQLTGVVKKLEAIGKNDERIKRVQTIPGVGPRTAEILVACLDDPHRFENGRQVSAYFGLVPRQYQSGETDRNGRITKRGNPLARTILVECAWASLRYNPWAKGVYERICGKQKTRKKKAASALARKIAVIAWAMLRDEKDWDPKQMIQVTESFGRMPAGLKDSLQNMKPKENADQRKSRLRKEARAAREAAERGASKTTGQNPVKRTSTGSAKPTASKRKATNSPATRSPRSTSQSNEKLRTKTSKPRRARKPVISA from the coding sequence ATGAAGATTCTCGCACTGGACCTCGGGAAATTCAACTCCGTTTGCTGCCTTTTCGACTCAAAAACTCGCAAAACGCAGTTTGTCTCGACACCCACTACGAGAGAACACTTCGGTGTCATCTTCCAGGACACCAAGGCCGATTTGGTCGTCATGGAGGCCTGCGGCCCCTCGGGGTGGATCAATGATCTGGCACAACATCATGGGCATGAAACACTCGTCTGCTCCACCAACGAAGAAGCCTGGCGGTGGGCCAACGTCAAACGGAAAACTGACCGAGACGACGCTCTCAAGCTCGCTCGGATGGCCGCCATGGGTGAGCTCAAAGGCGTTCACACACCGACGCTGGAACATCGTGAGTTCCGATCGCTCGTCAAATACCGCAAGACCCTCGACGGACGAATCAACAAAACCAAGAACGCCATCCGTGCGTGGTTCGTCAACCACGGGATCGAGATCGCAACCGGCGAGAAAGCCTGGCACTCCGGTCGCGAGCACATCAACTCGTTTCGCAAACCCCTGACCGACTGCGGGCCTGAGGAACTCTGGAAAGGAGAACTCGACATCGAACTGACCATTCTCGATTCGCTGGCCGAGCAACTCACTGGTGTCGTCAAGAAGCTCGAAGCGATCGGCAAGAATGACGAACGTATCAAGCGAGTCCAAACGATCCCCGGAGTCGGACCACGAACCGCTGAAATCCTGGTCGCGTGTCTCGACGACCCTCACCGCTTTGAAAACGGACGACAAGTGTCGGCCTACTTCGGCTTGGTTCCACGGCAGTATCAATCCGGCGAAACGGATCGCAACGGACGCATTACCAAGCGTGGCAATCCACTGGCACGAACGATCCTCGTCGAATGTGCTTGGGCCTCGCTGCGGTACAACCCGTGGGCCAAGGGCGTCTACGAGAGGATCTGCGGCAAACAAAAGACACGCAAAAAGAAAGCTGCGAGCGCGTTGGCTCGCAAGATCGCCGTGATCGCCTGGGCAATGCTGCGAGACGAAAAGGATTGGGACCCGAAGCAAATGATCCAGGTCACTGAATCGTTCGGAAGGATGCCGGCGGGGCTCAAGGACTCACTGCAAAACATGAAACCCAAAGAGAATGCAGATCAGCGAAAAAGTCGTCTTCGCAAGGAAGCCCGCGCGGCGAGAGAGGCCGCCGAGAGGGGGGCTTCAAAAACAACTGGGCAGAATCCCGTGAAGAGAACGAGCACTGGATCTGCCAAGCCGACCGCTTCCAAACGCAAAGCGACCAACTCGCCGGCGACGCGCTCGCCTCGGTCCACTTCTCAATCAAACGAAAAACTACGAACGAAAACCTCCAAGCCACGGCGAGCAAGAAAGCCAGTAATTTCTGCCTGA
- a CDS encoding glycoside hydrolase family 97 protein codes for MTAWGVAMPTVSAVDLAVHSPSGRHTIGFTLREGVPHYRVSYDETVILADSQLSLDIAGDSFGGPFVIEGTRTDSRRSSWTPVAGSKASYPDAYNETVVELREATGKQRRLDLTFRAYDEGVAFRYTIAEQAEIADFVIQSDNSEFQFTDDHFVYWDDYPQARYSKVRISTMGDHAIRPLLVECGSHFVALAEAGSLENYAPMMLNRSRDNCLVTRFRRGNVAGTSPQSTPWRVVMVADAPGTLVENHYLLQNLSPPCEFDDTSWIQPGKVWRSSLTTRGAKAIIDYAAANNYQYVHYDAGWYGPERDAKSDPLTVIDDIDMKEVIRYADEHEIGLICYINKIAMSRYDLDKTFRTYQQWGIRGVKMGFVDWQSQSDMEFLFSAIKKAAEHRLVVDIHDNFRLTGIERTYPHVLTVEGILGNEELPQKGNPPENVLTTSFARMIAGAGDFTPCFLNGRVVSRSFQLALGVVFYSPLQYLHWYDQADQYAGKSFPELEFWQQMPTTWDDSKVVHGSIGDYMTVARKKGDSWFVGTIVNGARSLEIPLNFLGRGSYTAKIYAEDPDSKKRVIVESRSVTSDDSLTATMSSGSGHAIWISPAPSSSAGTKLRN; via the coding sequence ATGACGGCGTGGGGTGTGGCAATGCCCACGGTGTCGGCCGTAGATCTAGCGGTTCATTCGCCCTCGGGACGCCACACCATTGGTTTCACTTTACGGGAGGGCGTGCCCCATTACCGCGTCTCCTACGATGAAACTGTCATTCTCGCTGATTCGCAACTGTCACTAGACATCGCAGGCGATTCGTTCGGTGGCCCGTTCGTGATTGAGGGAACGCGGACGGACTCTCGACGCAGCAGTTGGACTCCTGTGGCCGGCTCAAAAGCGTCTTATCCAGACGCTTATAACGAAACTGTCGTGGAACTCCGAGAGGCGACGGGCAAGCAGCGACGACTCGATCTCACGTTCAGAGCTTATGACGAAGGGGTGGCGTTTCGGTACACGATAGCTGAGCAAGCGGAAATTGCGGACTTCGTCATTCAGTCGGATAACAGCGAGTTCCAATTCACTGACGATCACTTTGTCTATTGGGATGACTATCCTCAAGCGAGGTATTCCAAAGTGCGAATTTCGACAATGGGCGACCATGCGATACGGCCGTTGCTTGTCGAATGCGGATCGCATTTTGTCGCGCTGGCGGAGGCGGGCAGCCTCGAGAACTATGCTCCCATGATGCTGAATCGATCCCGGGACAATTGCTTGGTAACACGGTTCCGCCGCGGGAACGTTGCCGGGACCAGCCCACAATCGACTCCTTGGCGCGTGGTCATGGTCGCCGACGCGCCTGGGACCCTGGTTGAAAACCACTACCTACTTCAGAATCTGTCGCCGCCGTGCGAATTCGACGACACCTCCTGGATTCAACCTGGCAAGGTTTGGCGGAGCAGCCTCACCACCCGCGGGGCAAAGGCAATTATTGACTATGCCGCCGCGAATAATTATCAGTACGTGCACTACGACGCCGGTTGGTACGGGCCTGAACGGGATGCAAAATCCGATCCCCTCACCGTCATCGACGACATCGATATGAAAGAGGTGATTCGCTACGCGGATGAACATGAGATCGGCCTTATTTGCTACATCAACAAGATCGCGATGTCACGCTACGATCTCGACAAGACCTTTCGGACTTACCAGCAATGGGGTATCCGTGGCGTCAAGATGGGATTTGTCGATTGGCAGAGCCAGTCTGATATGGAGTTCTTGTTCTCAGCGATCAAGAAAGCGGCAGAGCATCGGCTCGTCGTCGATATTCACGATAATTTCCGCCTCACCGGGATTGAGCGTACCTATCCTCATGTGCTGACGGTCGAAGGCATCCTGGGGAACGAGGAACTGCCCCAGAAGGGAAACCCGCCAGAAAATGTGCTGACCACCTCATTTGCCAGAATGATCGCGGGTGCCGGTGATTTCACCCCCTGCTTCCTCAATGGGCGAGTCGTCAGTCGCTCGTTTCAGTTGGCGTTGGGCGTGGTGTTCTACAGCCCCCTGCAATATTTGCATTGGTACGATCAAGCCGATCAGTATGCGGGAAAATCCTTCCCCGAGCTAGAGTTTTGGCAGCAGATGCCCACGACATGGGACGATTCCAAAGTCGTCCATGGATCGATCGGGGACTACATGACCGTCGCCCGAAAAAAAGGTGACAGTTGGTTTGTCGGAACAATTGTCAACGGCGCCCGCAGTCTTGAGATTCCGCTGAATTTTTTAGGCAGGGGATCCTACACGGCGAAGATCTACGCGGAAGATCCGGATAGCAAAAAGCGTGTGATCGTCGAGTCGCGCAGCGTCACATCAGACGACTCGCTCACCGCAACCATGAGCTCCGGAAGCGGTCACGCCATCTGGATTTCCCCAGCTCCATCCTCGTCCGCTGGAACAAAACTCCGAAATTAA
- the ispG gene encoding (E)-4-hydroxy-3-methylbut-2-enyl-diphosphate synthase, whose translation MSIQRNPTRPVTIGSITIGNGHPIAVQSMTATKTQDIDATVAQAEALRERGAGVVRIAVDSKQDAAALAEIRLRTTANLAVDLQENFRLAELVAPHVDKIRYNPGHLYHHGRDMTWQDKVRYLIDLAGEHSCAVRIGVNCGSVDPAKKEKYAADDSITPMLESALEHCELVDSIGFHNFVVSLKDSDPSNVVEVNRRFAELRPDVPLHLGVTEAGMPPEGIIKTRIAFEQLIGKGIGDTVRVSLTLPNPRKPEEIDAGKEIISDIQAGRVRSVVRFDDTKLNIISCPSCSRVENEAFVDLAASVKEMTRYAQDYAITIAVMGCRVNGPGETDDADLGLWCGPAKVNLKKGEEALGAYGYDEILPKLQAELDALIAEKTGSAAGV comes from the coding sequence ATGTCAATTCAGCGAAATCCAACTCGCCCGGTCACCATCGGCTCCATCACCATCGGAAATGGACATCCCATTGCAGTGCAGAGCATGACCGCGACCAAAACGCAGGACATTGACGCGACCGTGGCGCAAGCGGAAGCCTTGCGGGAGCGGGGCGCTGGCGTAGTCCGGATTGCGGTCGATAGCAAGCAAGATGCGGCGGCGTTGGCGGAGATCCGTTTGCGAACGACAGCGAACCTCGCCGTTGATTTGCAAGAGAACTTTCGGCTCGCCGAACTCGTCGCGCCGCATGTCGACAAAATTCGCTACAACCCAGGCCATCTTTATCACCACGGTCGCGACATGACGTGGCAAGATAAGGTGCGTTATCTGATTGATCTGGCGGGAGAACATAGCTGTGCGGTGCGAATCGGTGTGAATTGTGGCAGCGTCGATCCCGCGAAGAAGGAGAAATATGCTGCCGATGACTCGATCACGCCCATGCTCGAATCCGCCCTGGAGCATTGTGAGCTAGTCGATTCGATCGGCTTTCACAACTTTGTCGTATCGCTCAAAGACAGCGATCCATCGAATGTGGTCGAAGTCAACCGGCGATTTGCTGAATTGCGTCCCGACGTACCGTTGCATCTCGGAGTGACCGAAGCGGGAATGCCACCGGAGGGCATCATTAAAACCCGGATCGCCTTTGAGCAGCTTATTGGCAAGGGCATCGGCGACACTGTGCGGGTCTCGCTGACGCTACCGAATCCGCGAAAACCCGAAGAAATTGACGCGGGCAAAGAGATCATCAGCGACATTCAAGCGGGCCGCGTCCGCAGCGTGGTGCGATTTGACGATACGAAACTGAACATCATCAGCTGTCCGAGTTGTTCTCGCGTTGAGAACGAGGCCTTCGTGGACCTCGCCGCAAGCGTCAAAGAAATGACGAGGTACGCGCAAGACTATGCGATCACCATCGCCGTGATGGGATGCCGGGTCAATGGTCCGGGTGAGACCGATGATGCCGATCTCGGTTTGTGGTGTGGTCCCGCCAAAGTCAACTTGAAGAAGGGCGAGGAGGCTTTGGGAGCCTATGGGTACGATGAGATCCTGCCGAAACTCCAGGCGGAATTGGACGCGTTGATCGCTGAAAAAACCGGATCGGCCGCGGGCGTTTGA
- a CDS encoding transposase translates to MINYLTGGPISDRRIVSANREELTFMAREGKRDGGERQQVPITLTTNDFVQRGCLHVQPDQMTKTRYMGGWSNNRQGNYVSRCRDLLASLKCVAGAEADTKFVTEPPHETPDLTCDQCGSERMELVSETAKPSWSEPLWRETDTCPMWYADRQREWHRRLWTAAYDTDFFAIGTWKRR, encoded by the coding sequence GTGATCAACTATCTGACGGGCGGACCGATCAGTGATCGTCGCATCGTCTCGGCGAACCGAGAGGAACTGACATTCATGGCCCGGGAAGGCAAGAGAGATGGTGGCGAGCGGCAGCAAGTGCCGATCACGCTGACCACGAACGATTTCGTTCAGCGTGGGTGCCTTCATGTTCAGCCGGACCAGATGACCAAAACGCGGTACATGGGTGGCTGGAGCAACAATCGCCAAGGCAATTACGTCTCCCGTTGCCGCGACCTGCTGGCGTCACTCAAATGCGTAGCGGGCGCGGAAGCTGACACCAAATTCGTTACGGAGCCACCTCACGAGACCCCCGATCTGACCTGCGATCAGTGTGGAAGTGAGCGAATGGAGTTAGTCAGCGAAACGGCCAAGCCGTCTTGGAGCGAGCCACTCTGGCGCGAGACTGATACATGTCCGATGTGGTACGCGGATCGGCAACGCGAATGGCATCGTCGCCTATGGACGGCAGCCTACGATACCGATTTTTTTGCGATTGGTACCTGGAAACGCAGGTAG
- the queA gene encoding tRNA preQ1(34) S-adenosylmethionine ribosyltransferase-isomerase QueA — protein MHALDLYDYSLPRERIAQEPLRNRVDARLMVINRAHGTIEHQHVRDLPELLRAEDSLVLNNSRVVPARLVGYRTRTQGRWQGLYLRSDPTTGVWELLTKTRGSLQAGETITLQDRDARDGGQLEVIGRDQEGHLFVRPVPESVRLDDSLAGVPISPTQWLERFGRVPIPPYIRDGRMVDADLVNYQTVFASEREEDKASVAAPTAGLHFTESLLRNIAKGQTAIHEVTLHVGIGTFRPIEVDDIDTHVMHEEWGRIDAETCANIRGRRAAGGRCVAVGTTSVRVLESCAAANGGALQEWTGSTDLFIKPPYSFAAVDALMTNFHLPKSSLLVLVSAFAGHELIMRAYQEAIDAEYRFFSYGDAMLIL, from the coding sequence ATGCACGCACTTGACCTCTACGACTACTCATTGCCACGCGAGCGGATCGCTCAGGAACCGCTACGCAATCGCGTCGACGCTAGGCTGATGGTGATCAACCGAGCCCATGGCACGATTGAACATCAACACGTCCGCGACCTACCCGAATTGCTGCGTGCCGAAGACTCGCTCGTTCTGAACAATTCGCGAGTCGTACCGGCGCGTTTGGTGGGCTATCGCACGCGAACGCAGGGCCGTTGGCAGGGGCTGTATTTGCGGAGCGACCCTACTACCGGGGTGTGGGAACTGCTGACGAAAACACGCGGAAGTCTCCAGGCGGGTGAAACCATCACGTTGCAAGACCGTGATGCCCGCGATGGTGGCCAACTCGAAGTCATCGGCCGCGATCAAGAAGGCCATTTGTTCGTCCGCCCGGTTCCTGAATCCGTGCGACTAGATGATTCGCTCGCCGGGGTTCCAATCTCACCGACGCAGTGGCTCGAGCGATTCGGTCGAGTTCCCATTCCCCCATACATTCGCGACGGGAGGATGGTCGACGCTGACCTGGTGAATTATCAAACGGTGTTTGCCAGCGAACGGGAAGAAGACAAGGCGAGTGTTGCAGCCCCGACCGCGGGGCTGCACTTTACCGAAAGCCTCTTGCGGAATATCGCCAAGGGGCAAACGGCAATTCACGAAGTGACACTGCACGTCGGCATCGGAACGTTTCGGCCCATCGAAGTGGACGATATCGATACGCATGTCATGCATGAGGAGTGGGGCCGCATCGACGCCGAGACCTGCGCGAACATCCGCGGGCGACGGGCCGCTGGCGGTCGCTGCGTCGCGGTGGGCACCACCAGCGTCCGGGTGCTCGAAAGCTGCGCGGCGGCGAACGGTGGGGCATTGCAAGAATGGACGGGCTCTACCGATCTATTCATCAAACCACCGTATTCATTTGCAGCAGTGGATGCCTTGATGACCAATTTTCACTTGCCCAAGAGCTCGCTGCTGGTGCTCGTCAGTGCATTCGCCGGTCACGAATTGATCATGCGGGCATACCAGGAAGCAATCGATGCAGAGTACCGGTTCTTCAGTTACGGCGATGCGATGCTGATTCTGTAG
- a CDS encoding patatin-like phospholipase family protein: MKIALAFSGGGVRATVFHLGVLARLARQDLLGNVKIVSSVSGGSLAAGLVFASSGYQWPGSAEYLHEVVPRVLSLLTTRNLQRSFALQSLLLPWRLVAGRAAVLGDAIERQWGIEGALADLPESPHWIINATCYQTGKNWRFQRDLMGDYQTKYITQPDFRLSHALAASAAVPGLIGPLVVRSQRYRWSEYRADQWQPIAPRYKRLHLWDGGVYDNLGVESLFKPGEGLREGTDFLIVCDASRPLSSDSRQSRWSPAYLRASLRLVDVATDQVRSLRTRMLIQHFKQNPGSGAYLRLGLATKKVYARNQLDGKPALTDDEVKRVATIETTLRRLTHSEFSMLFRHGYEVADATLSTYGSEVIKTVPHRRVLFKAA; the protein is encoded by the coding sequence ATGAAGATCGCTCTCGCTTTCTCTGGCGGTGGAGTTCGCGCGACGGTGTTTCATCTCGGCGTACTGGCTCGATTGGCGCGGCAAGATTTGCTCGGCAATGTCAAAATCGTGTCCAGTGTGTCTGGGGGGAGTTTGGCGGCGGGGCTCGTGTTTGCATCCTCAGGTTACCAATGGCCGGGTAGCGCTGAGTACCTCCACGAGGTCGTGCCGCGGGTGCTCTCGCTTTTGACGACTCGAAATTTGCAGCGGTCCTTTGCATTACAATCGCTGCTCCTGCCATGGAGGCTTGTCGCGGGGCGGGCGGCAGTTTTAGGTGACGCGATTGAGCGCCAGTGGGGAATTGAGGGCGCGTTGGCGGACCTCCCCGAATCGCCCCATTGGATCATCAATGCCACCTGTTACCAGACCGGAAAAAACTGGCGATTCCAACGTGATCTGATGGGTGACTACCAGACCAAATATATTACTCAGCCCGATTTCCGCTTGTCCCATGCTCTGGCGGCGTCCGCTGCCGTTCCGGGATTGATCGGGCCGCTCGTTGTGCGATCGCAACGATATCGGTGGAGTGAATATCGAGCAGATCAATGGCAACCGATTGCCCCACGATACAAACGGCTGCACCTTTGGGATGGGGGCGTCTACGACAACCTTGGTGTCGAATCACTGTTTAAACCCGGGGAAGGACTGCGTGAGGGGACCGACTTCTTGATCGTCTGTGATGCTTCTCGGCCACTATCGAGCGATTCCCGTCAGTCACGTTGGAGCCCCGCCTACCTCCGAGCATCCCTGCGTCTGGTGGACGTCGCGACCGACCAAGTTCGAAGTTTGCGGACACGTATGCTGATTCAGCATTTCAAGCAGAACCCTGGCAGTGGGGCCTATCTTCGTCTGGGACTCGCAACCAAAAAGGTCTATGCTCGCAATCAGCTCGATGGCAAACCCGCTCTCACTGATGACGAAGTCAAACGCGTCGCAACAATTGAAACCACGTTACGGCGGTTGACTCATAGCGAGTTTAGCATGCTGTTCCGTCACGGCTATGAAGTGGCTGATGCTACGTTATCGACTTACGGTAGCGAAGTCATCAAAACCGTTCCTCACCGGCGGGTCTTGTTCAAGGCTGCGTGA